Proteins found in one Oribacterium sp. oral taxon 102 genomic segment:
- a CDS encoding 2-hydroxycarboxylate transporter family protein: MSTLKETKILGFPVWLYAALTIIMFILGVMDWLPGNMIGALAFAMIVGTLLGWIGNRIPIWNAWFGGGMLFTCLVAGAMNTFSLIGPDTKEALSAFNGKTGFLDLYICMLITGSVLSLDRGVLLKSFVGYIPTIIGGVVCALGLAGLIGAVTGIGAIHAITTYAIPIMGGGNGAGIQPMSRMWAAATGGDGDAWYATAFAVISLGNLVAVFMSAVLNRVGELRPSLTGNGQLMKGVENLSAAQQDSKPAFMDYATGMALALVCYCAADLYAGHISLINHHMNLGFTIHKFAFMVILAAILNAADILPGNVKAGARGMQQFFVKYMSFPLMITVGIGTDLSDYARVFTNLANLLVIVATVVGAMLGTYLAGSIFRFYPVEGMLTAGLCMANGGGSGDVQCLGAAHRMELMSYAQISSRIGGAIMLVVASFFFGKFL, from the coding sequence ATGAGCACATTAAAAGAAACGAAGATACTTGGCTTTCCTGTTTGGCTTTATGCCGCTCTCACGATAATCATGTTTATTTTGGGCGTAATGGACTGGCTGCCCGGAAACATGATCGGAGCCCTTGCCTTTGCAATGATCGTCGGAACGCTCCTGGGCTGGATCGGAAACAGAATTCCGATATGGAATGCGTGGTTTGGCGGCGGCATGCTTTTTACCTGCCTTGTGGCAGGAGCCATGAATACCTTTTCTCTGATCGGGCCGGATACGAAGGAGGCGCTCAGCGCTTTTAATGGAAAAACCGGTTTTTTGGATCTATACATCTGTATGCTGATTACCGGCTCTGTGCTTTCTCTGGACAGAGGGGTTCTGCTGAAATCCTTCGTCGGGTATATTCCCACGATTATCGGCGGCGTTGTATGTGCGCTTGGCTTAGCCGGACTCATCGGCGCCGTTACGGGAATCGGCGCGATCCACGCGATCACCACCTATGCAATTCCGATCATGGGAGGAGGAAATGGGGCGGGTATTCAGCCGATGAGCCGGATGTGGGCGGCAGCGACCGGCGGCGACGGCGACGCTTGGTATGCTACGGCATTTGCTGTCATTTCACTCGGAAATCTGGTGGCGGTTTTCATGAGTGCGGTACTGAACAGGGTCGGCGAGCTGCGTCCATCCTTAACCGGAAATGGACAACTGATGAAGGGGGTGGAAAACCTGAGTGCGGCGCAGCAGGACAGTAAACCGGCGTTTATGGATTACGCGACAGGCATGGCGCTCGCCTTGGTTTGCTACTGTGCGGCAGATCTCTATGCCGGACATATTTCTCTCATCAATCATCACATGAATCTTGGCTTTACCATCCATAAATTCGCCTTTATGGTCATTCTGGCTGCTATTCTCAATGCTGCCGACATTCTTCCCGGGAATGTAAAGGCGGGCGCAAGGGGAATGCAGCAGTTTTTTGTGAAGTATATGTCGTTTCCGCTGATGATTACGGTTGGGATCGGTACAGATCTCAGCGATTATGCGAGAGTATTTACCAACCTGGCGAATCTGCTGGTTATCGTCGCTACGGTCGTCGGCGCCATGCTTGGAACGTATCTTGCAGGAAGCATATTCCGTTTCTACCCGGTGGAGGGAATGCTGACAGCAGGCTTATGCATGGCGAACGGGGGCGGGTCGGGAGATGTACAATGTCTCGGCGCGGCGCATCGTATGGAGCTTATGTCCTACGCGCAGATCTCGTCCAGAATCGGCGGCGCGATTATGCTTGTAGTCGCAAGCTTTTTCTTCGGAAAATTCCTTTAA
- a CDS encoding LysR family transcriptional regulator, which yields MDTGIYQSILILAECGSFSHAARKLFISQPALTKKVAKLENELGCQLINRGFGRITLTRQGEIFLRYARQYVAIEKELKAEIANSLERDETRINVATTHRGGDYAGRMSKAFTDKYPNISLNFEDFDLLHCENALLQGAVDLAVYTSPVLSPDIEYMPLAEDTLLLITNRDNPCLQGKDIRDNAIDNPLIIDPAELRDAGVRFILSTENHSLYYAENAFLKKYNIVPRHPQRIDYVDTRYTVASSGGGVVLVPTTTVHLDRHPDNVCMTVRGGLHRYIVIARNRELVLSDSAQRYWDYMIGRSIRQDA from the coding sequence ATGGACACAGGCATTTATCAAAGCATTCTTATTCTGGCCGAATGCGGAAGCTTCTCCCATGCGGCTCGGAAGCTCTTTATATCGCAGCCCGCGTTGACCAAAAAGGTGGCGAAGCTTGAAAATGAACTGGGCTGTCAGCTCATTAACCGCGGATTCGGCAGGATTACACTGACGCGGCAGGGAGAAATTTTTTTACGCTACGCCAGACAATACGTTGCTATCGAGAAAGAGCTGAAGGCGGAAATCGCAAACAGTCTCGAACGTGATGAAACGAGGATCAATGTTGCGACCACTCATAGGGGAGGGGATTATGCAGGCAGGATGTCCAAGGCGTTCACGGATAAATACCCGAATATATCGCTGAACTTCGAGGACTTTGATCTATTGCACTGTGAAAATGCGCTTTTGCAGGGGGCGGTCGACCTCGCCGTATATACGAGCCCTGTGCTGTCTCCCGATATTGAATATATGCCTCTGGCGGAGGATACGCTCCTGCTCATTACCAACAGAGACAATCCCTGCCTGCAGGGGAAGGATATCAGAGACAACGCGATCGATAACCCTCTGATCATAGATCCAGCGGAGCTGCGGGACGCAGGCGTCCGGTTTATATTATCGACGGAAAATCACAGCTTATATTATGCAGAAAATGCATTTTTAAAGAAATATAATATCGTTCCCAGACATCCGCAGAGGATCGATTATGTAGATACGCGATATACGGTAGCGAGCAGCGGCGGCGGTGTGGTGCTCGTTCCCACCACGACGGTACATCTCGACCGTCATCCGGACAATGTCTGCATGACGGTACGGGGCGGACTGCACCGTTATATCGTCATCGCCCGGAATCGGGAGCTCGTATTATCCGACAGTGCGCAGCGGTATTGGGACTATATGATCGGCAGATCCATCCGGCAGGATGCATAG
- a CDS encoding S1C family serine protease, which translates to MKRVVKLAAGAVLFGTVAGASMVGVNLAANQMGLHAASAYETQADTAFQPSTENAMSSAAETTAAQQSSRTDTELSSVRTVAKDAMPSVVAITNMVKYQQNGFSIFGNYQSQETEVPASGSGVIIGKTDTELLVVTNNHVVADSSSLSVTFVDGKSVDAAIKGTDASADLAVVAVKLSDIESATLDAIKVITIGDSDRIEVGDQVVAIGNALGYGQSVTTGIISAKDRDVETSDGTESGLLQTDAAINPGNSGGALLNMNGELIGINVAKYASTEVEGMGYSIPSSKAKEIISNLSSLTTRDQVPENERGYLGVQVKNIDKATSQSFDMPQGVFIYKFTEGSSAQNSGLQEKDIITKLDGQGVTDYNSLQSLLSKYRAGETVKVTVQRQDGSGKYVETEVTVTLGSSESSNTNASGGNGQTGGSQNPFERNDGGQGSDGSSGEQQTPNDGSSRLPSQDEILEEFRKFFNQYQR; encoded by the coding sequence ATGAAAAGGGTAGTAAAGCTCGCAGCAGGTGCGGTACTTTTCGGAACGGTGGCAGGTGCGTCCATGGTAGGCGTGAATCTGGCGGCGAACCAGATGGGGCTCCATGCAGCGAGTGCTTATGAGACACAGGCAGATACGGCGTTTCAGCCGAGTACGGAGAATGCGATGTCGTCTGCAGCGGAAACTACGGCGGCACAGCAGAGCAGCAGGACAGATACGGAGCTCTCGAGTGTACGAACGGTTGCGAAAGATGCGATGCCGTCCGTTGTAGCGATTACCAATATGGTGAAGTACCAGCAGAACGGCTTCTCCATATTCGGAAACTATCAGTCGCAGGAGACGGAGGTTCCGGCGAGCGGCTCCGGCGTCATTATCGGCAAGACCGATACAGAGCTCCTGGTCGTGACCAATAATCATGTCGTCGCGGATTCCTCCTCGCTTTCCGTGACCTTCGTGGACGGGAAGTCTGTGGATGCGGCGATCAAGGGAACGGATGCCTCTGCGGATCTCGCGGTGGTCGCCGTGAAGCTGTCGGACATCGAGAGCGCTACGCTGGATGCAATCAAGGTCATCACGATAGGAGACTCGGACAGAATCGAGGTTGGTGATCAGGTGGTTGCGATCGGAAATGCGCTGGGCTATGGGCAGTCCGTGACGACCGGCATTATCTCCGCGAAGGACAGGGATGTGGAAACCTCTGACGGCACGGAGTCGGGGCTGCTGCAGACCGATGCAGCGATCAATCCGGGCAATTCCGGCGGTGCGCTGCTCAATATGAACGGCGAGCTGATCGGCATCAATGTAGCGAAGTATGCTTCCACGGAGGTTGAGGGCATGGGCTATTCCATCCCGTCCTCCAAGGCGAAGGAGATTATCAGCAATCTTTCCAGTCTGACGACGCGCGATCAGGTGCCGGAGAATGAGAGGGGCTATCTCGGCGTACAGGTCAAGAATATCGACAAGGCGACCTCGCAGAGCTTCGATATGCCGCAGGGCGTATTCATTTACAAGTTCACAGAGGGCTCCAGCGCACAGAATTCCGGCCTGCAGGAGAAGGACATCATCACGAAGCTGGACGGGCAGGGCGTGACAGACTATAACAGCCTGCAGTCTCTGCTCTCGAAGTACCGCGCCGGAGAGACGGTGAAGGTGACAGTACAGCGGCAGGATGGCAGCGGAAAGTATGTGGAGACGGAGGTCACGGTAACGCTTGGCTCCTCGGAGAGCTCGAATACCAATGCTTCCGGCGGCAATGGACAGACAGGAGGCTCACAGAATCCGTTTGAGAGGAATGACGGCGGACAGGGAAGCGACGGCAGCTCCGGAGAGCAGCAGACACCGAACGACGGCAGCTCCCGCCTTCCGAGTCAGGATGAGATTCTGGAGGAGTTTAGGAAGTTCTTCAATCAGTATCAGAGATAA
- the ispF gene encoding 2-C-methyl-D-erythritol 2,4-cyclodiphosphate synthase, whose amino-acid sequence MRIGSGYDVHRLAEGRKLIIGGVEIPCERGLLGHSDADVLCHAITDALFGAAALGDIGQHFPDTDPRYEGADSLRLLSECAGLLREKGYRIGNIDSTLICQAPKLAVHIPAMRENIAAALGISLSEVSVKATTEERLGFTGRGEGISAQAVALLL is encoded by the coding sequence ATGAGAATCGGAAGCGGCTACGACGTACACAGGCTGGCGGAGGGCAGGAAGCTCATCATAGGCGGGGTGGAGATTCCCTGCGAGAGGGGGCTGCTCGGACATTCGGATGCAGATGTGCTCTGTCATGCGATCACAGATGCGCTCTTCGGGGCGGCGGCGCTCGGGGATATCGGACAGCATTTCCCGGATACGGATCCGCGCTATGAGGGTGCAGATTCGCTGCGCCTGCTCTCGGAATGCGCAGGGCTTCTGCGGGAGAAGGGCTACCGCATCGGCAATATTGATTCGACGCTGATCTGCCAGGCGCCGAAGCTCGCGGTACATATTCCGGCGATGCGGGAGAATATCGCCGCGGCGCTGGGCATTTCGCTTTCGGAGGTGTCTGTAAAGGCGACGACGGAGGAGCGTCTGGGCTTTACCGGCAGAGGAGAGGGGATTTCCGCACAGGCGGTGGCACTGCTTCTGTAG
- a CDS encoding diacylglycerol/lipid kinase family protein — MYYFIVNPHASGGKGMRVWRQVQRRLPKLSGTQRYEVFLTEKTGDARAFSRKITERCREEKTLVVIGGDGTLSEVVDGACLDSDRVSIAFVPTGYANDFARNLRRKYRLRRQPERFFTAERERMLDYGVLDAENGNRRFVVSAGIGFDAAVFHELLASRCRQCGEYPLRLHSARFSYFLIFLRELKRAQRTRGYILLDQEQRVEFNNIIFISAHVHPHESGYLLGSGANCEDGRLDLCIVSTKRKLRIVRILLAALFGIHKKMSGVHCYRCREAEIHTAEAFPVHTDGESCGKLRDLVLSCVPRKLRVRL, encoded by the coding sequence ATGTATTATTTCATTGTGAACCCTCATGCCAGCGGTGGAAAGGGAATGCGTGTTTGGAGACAGGTGCAGAGGCGTCTTCCGAAGCTCTCCGGCACGCAGCGGTATGAGGTCTTTCTGACGGAGAAGACCGGGGATGCCAGGGCGTTTTCGAGGAAGATCACAGAGCGGTGCCGCGAGGAGAAGACGCTGGTGGTGATCGGCGGCGACGGCACGCTGAGCGAGGTCGTGGACGGCGCCTGTCTGGACTCGGACAGAGTTTCCATTGCCTTTGTTCCGACCGGGTACGCGAATGATTTTGCGAGGAACCTCCGCAGGAAATACCGGCTCCGGAGGCAGCCGGAGCGTTTTTTCACCGCGGAGCGGGAGCGAATGCTGGATTACGGGGTGCTGGATGCGGAGAACGGCAACCGTCGCTTCGTGGTCAGCGCGGGAATCGGCTTCGACGCGGCGGTTTTTCATGAGCTGCTCGCATCCCGCTGCAGGCAGTGCGGAGAATACCCGCTGCGCCTGCATTCTGCGCGCTTCAGCTATTTTCTGATCTTTCTGCGGGAACTGAAGAGGGCGCAAAGGACGAGAGGATATATCCTGCTGGATCAGGAGCAGAGAGTGGAGTTCAACAATATCATCTTCATTTCCGCGCATGTTCACCCGCATGAATCCGGCTATCTCCTCGGTTCCGGCGCGAACTGTGAGGATGGGCGGCTGGATCTCTGCATCGTGAGCACGAAGCGGAAGCTCCGTATTGTCCGCATTCTGCTGGCGGCACTGTTCGGCATACATAAGAAGATGTCAGGCGTTCATTGCTATCGCTGCAGGGAGGCGGAGATCCACACGGCAGAGGCGTTTCCGGTACATACGGACGGGGAATCCTGCGGGAAGCTCAGAGATCTGGTGCTGAGCTGTGTACCGAGGAAGCTCCGTGTACGGCTTTAA
- a CDS encoding argininosuccinate synthase, with protein MANLTPKNNTEGEKVILAYSGGLDTTTIIPWLKENFGYEVICCCIDVGQGEELDGLSERAKLSGASKLYIEDIIDDFCDNYALPCLQANATYENKYLLGTSMARPAIAKCLVEIARKEGAKAICHGATGKGNDQIRFELSIKALAPDLDIIAPWRMTDIWTLQSREDEIRYCRERGIDLAFGSHDNSYSRDRNIWHISHEGLELEDPDCAPNYEHMLVLSVDPRKAPDRETELSIDWEEGVPVALNKERLSFKEILQRLNVLGGQNGIGIIDIVENRVVGMKSRGVYETPGGTILVEAHRQLEELILDRQTMEFKQIADVKFAQVVYEGKWFDPLREALEAFVKSTQKYVSGTTKLKLYKGNIIKAGTSSPYSLYNESLASFTTGELYDHHDASGFITLFGLPERVRAMKLQEVKTKEKTK; from the coding sequence ATGGCAAATCTTACACCGAAGAACAATACCGAGGGGGAGAAGGTGATTCTTGCCTATTCCGGCGGACTGGACACGACTACCATTATTCCGTGGCTGAAAGAGAATTTCGGCTATGAGGTCATCTGCTGCTGCATCGACGTGGGGCAGGGAGAGGAGCTGGACGGGCTTTCCGAGCGAGCGAAGCTCTCCGGCGCGTCCAAGCTCTATATCGAAGACATTATAGATGATTTCTGCGATAATTATGCACTTCCCTGCCTGCAGGCGAATGCCACCTACGAGAACAAGTACCTGCTGGGAACCTCGATGGCGCGGCCGGCGATCGCGAAGTGTCTCGTGGAGATCGCCCGTAAGGAGGGGGCGAAGGCGATCTGCCATGGTGCGACCGGTAAGGGCAACGATCAGATCCGCTTCGAGCTCTCGATCAAGGCGCTCGCACCGGATCTCGACATCATTGCCCCATGGCGGATGACCGATATCTGGACGCTGCAGTCCCGCGAGGATGAGATCCGCTACTGCAGGGAGCGCGGCATCGATCTCGCCTTTGGCTCACATGACAATTCCTACAGCCGCGACCGGAATATCTGGCACATTTCCCATGAAGGACTCGAGCTGGAGGATCCGGACTGCGCGCCGAACTATGAGCACATGCTGGTGCTCTCTGTCGATCCGAGGAAAGCACCGGACAGGGAGACAGAGCTCAGCATCGACTGGGAGGAGGGCGTGCCGGTCGCGCTGAACAAGGAGAGGCTTTCCTTCAAGGAGATTCTGCAAAGGCTGAATGTGCTCGGCGGACAGAACGGCATCGGCATCATTGATATCGTAGAGAACCGCGTCGTCGGAATGAAGAGCCGCGGCGTCTATGAGACACCGGGCGGTACGATCCTCGTAGAGGCGCACAGGCAGCTCGAGGAGCTGATTCTTGACCGGCAGACCATGGAATTCAAGCAGATAGCAGACGTGAAATTCGCGCAGGTGGTTTATGAGGGCAAGTGGTTTGATCCGCTGCGGGAGGCATTGGAGGCTTTCGTGAAGTCGACCCAGAAGTATGTGAGCGGGACGACGAAGCTGAAGCTCTATAAGGGCAACATCATCAAGGCAGGCACGAGCTCTCCCTATTCTCTCTACAATGAATCCCTTGCCTCCTTCACCACCGGCGAGCTCTACGACCACCATGATGCATCCGGCTTCATCACGCTCTTCGGTCTGCCGGAGAGGGTGCGGGCAATGAAGCTGCAGGAGGTTAAAACAAAGGAAAAAACGAAGTAG
- the argH gene encoding argininosuccinate lyase: protein MKLWGGRFTGETDDAAFAFNQSLPFDRRLYRQDITGSIAHARMLGRQGIIPQEDSTRIVEGLTEILADIETGRLRLEGEAEDIHSFVETELTRRIGEAGKRLHTGRSRNDQVALDMKLYVRDEIDAMQELLSGLLTTLDEIIEANRQTYMPGFTHLQKAQPTTLAHHMAAYREMFRRDSSRIADCRVRLNACPLGSGAFAGTTYPLDRDYTAALLHFDRATENSMDSVSDRDYLMEYLFDLSTLAMHLSRLSEEIILWNSNEYRFVTISDAYSTGSSIMPQKKNPDIAELIRGKTGRVYGALMALLTTMKGLPLAYNKDMQEDKELSFDAMDTMKRSVLLMSGMLRTIRWNKERMEASAKNGFTNATDVADYLVRRGIPFRTAHGIVGELVLLCERKDCTLDDLSLAEYRAVCPQINEDIYAAISLETCVKNRKTKGAPGSEEISIKEIS, encoded by the coding sequence ATGAAGCTTTGGGGAGGGAGATTCACGGGAGAGACGGATGACGCCGCCTTTGCCTTCAACCAGTCGCTCCCATTTGACAGGCGACTGTACCGGCAGGATATTACAGGCTCGATTGCGCACGCGCGGATGCTGGGGAGGCAGGGCATTATCCCGCAGGAGGACAGCACGCGCATCGTAGAGGGGCTTACGGAGATCCTTGCGGATATCGAGACGGGGCGGCTGCGCCTGGAAGGGGAAGCCGAGGATATTCACAGCTTCGTGGAGACGGAGCTGACGAGACGGATCGGAGAGGCGGGGAAGCGGCTTCATACAGGGCGCTCCCGGAACGATCAGGTCGCACTGGATATGAAGCTTTATGTCCGGGATGAGATCGACGCCATGCAGGAGCTGCTTTCCGGTCTGCTCACGACGCTGGATGAGATCATCGAGGCGAACCGGCAGACCTATATGCCGGGCTTTACGCATCTCCAGAAGGCGCAGCCGACGACGCTGGCGCATCACATGGCGGCGTATCGAGAGATGTTCCGCCGCGACAGCTCCCGCATCGCGGACTGCCGTGTCCGCCTAAATGCCTGTCCGCTCGGCAGCGGTGCATTCGCGGGAACGACCTATCCGCTGGATCGGGACTATACGGCGGCGCTGCTGCATTTCGATCGGGCGACGGAGAATTCCATGGATTCGGTTTCCGATCGGGACTATCTCATGGAGTATCTTTTCGACCTGTCGACGCTCGCGATGCATCTTTCGCGGCTCAGCGAGGAGATCATCCTCTGGAACAGCAACGAGTATCGCTTCGTGACGATCTCCGATGCCTACTCCACCGGCTCCAGCATCATGCCGCAGAAGAAGAATCCGGATATTGCGGAGCTGATCCGCGGTAAGACTGGACGGGTCTATGGGGCGCTGATGGCGCTTCTGACGACGATGAAGGGACTTCCGCTCGCCTACAACAAGGACATGCAGGAGGACAAGGAGCTCTCCTTCGATGCGATGGATACGATGAAGCGCTCCGTCCTGCTGATGAGCGGCATGCTTCGGACGATCCGCTGGAATAAGGAGCGAATGGAGGCAAGCGCGAAAAACGGCTTCACCAATGCGACGGATGTCGCCGATTATCTGGTGCGAAGGGGCATTCCGTTTAGGACGGCGCACGGTATCGTAGGGGAGCTGGTGCTGCTCTGTGAAAGGAAGGACTGTACGCTGGATGATCTGAGCCTCGCCGAATACCGTGCGGTCTGTCCGCAGATCAATGAGGATATCTACGCTGCAATCTCTCTGGAAACCTGTGTGAAAAACCGAAAAACAAAAGGTGCACCGGGGAGCGAAGAGATTTCCATAAAGGAAATCTCGTAG
- a CDS encoding YfhO family protein — translation MNKKWLRAADAYLVAFLLPCIIMLVIFIARGIFPFGEESFLRTDLYHQYAPFFSEFQYKLRHGGSLLYSWDIGMGVNFAALYGYYLASPLNFLLILVPRGLVLEFMSYLVIVKIGLCGLTAAVYFRRHFGRRNFGCAFFGILYAMSGYLAAYSWNIMWLDCILLFPLILLGMERLLRGGSPILYTVALGLSILSNYYISIMICLFLVLYFFAFELLERERFREDWWKRASRFALFSLLSGGLAAVTLLPEIYALKTTASGNVSFPDTATQYFTILDMIARHLPNVETEQGLNHWPNLYCGTAVFLLLPLYFMNRRIRIREKLVYGVLLLLFYLSFSINTLNFIWHGFHYPNSLPCRQSFLYILLVLTMAYHAYLERRAFRLRELCRALGIALMLILLLQKLVTEEAFHWSSFYVGLLLVLLYFGCMYWERRRKRGGNLLLLLTLLLLTVETAVNMAVTSVTTTSRSSYIADNADVRKLTEAVRSEDRGFYRLEKVTRKTKNDGAWMNFPSVSLFSSTAYKDCSDFFRKSGMEASTNAYSITGSTPLMDMLFAVKYALYSEEAAHPSEQGLEYINASGKTYLYRNRYTLPIGYFLTEQQLRDWDLEAGNPALVQNSFTEALGAGSVLHPVLGSFEGEDYVFTADEAGLYYVYVNRQKIKKVKAYYTEGEKLFDNVDRGYFLELGYLRSGEEIRLHSETSGQDMDGSVYRFDREVLRSVYERLSPYGFEPARFGDGRLSGRAVLPEDGVLLCTIPYDAGWTATVDGEKIKPDREKEGFLGLKLSAGEHEITLRYFPQGLKIGAVLSGISLLLLLLSVCLYWGFESGRPRRKMPVDGKAAPGRRKSAGKERGGEEGDSVRGRSRRRRQKALRMQGRTAKEWDRAFVIPEVSKEKEIEVPDIRTMTAEGIVRKVVKFPQPPNSSDTNPGETEKAERDEEEEK, via the coding sequence ATGAATAAGAAGTGGCTTCGGGCGGCAGACGCCTACCTGGTTGCGTTCCTGCTCCCGTGTATCATTATGCTGGTGATCTTCATCGCAAGGGGGATCTTCCCGTTCGGAGAGGAGAGCTTCCTCCGGACGGATCTGTACCACCAGTACGCGCCTTTTTTTTCGGAGTTCCAGTATAAGCTGCGGCATGGGGGGTCTCTCCTCTACAGCTGGGACATCGGGATGGGCGTGAACTTCGCGGCGCTCTACGGCTACTATCTGGCAAGTCCGCTGAATTTCCTGCTCATATTGGTGCCTCGGGGGCTCGTGCTGGAATTCATGAGCTATCTGGTCATCGTGAAGATCGGACTCTGCGGCCTGACGGCGGCGGTCTATTTCCGCAGGCACTTCGGACGTCGGAACTTCGGCTGCGCCTTCTTCGGGATACTCTATGCGATGAGCGGCTACCTCGCGGCGTATTCCTGGAATATCATGTGGCTGGACTGCATTCTGCTCTTTCCGCTGATCCTCCTCGGCATGGAGCGGCTGCTCCGGGGAGGAAGTCCGATTCTCTATACAGTGGCACTGGGGCTTTCGATTCTCTCGAACTACTATATTTCTATCATGATCTGTCTCTTTCTCGTGCTCTACTTCTTCGCATTCGAGCTGCTGGAGAGAGAGCGGTTCCGGGAGGACTGGTGGAAAAGGGCGTCCCGCTTCGCACTCTTTTCATTGCTTTCGGGAGGACTTGCGGCGGTGACGCTGCTGCCGGAGATCTATGCGCTGAAGACGACCGCCTCCGGGAATGTGAGCTTCCCGGACACCGCGACCCAGTATTTCACGATTCTGGATATGATCGCGCGGCATCTCCCGAATGTGGAGACAGAGCAGGGGCTCAATCATTGGCCGAACCTCTATTGCGGCACGGCGGTATTCCTGCTTCTCCCGCTGTACTTCATGAACCGGCGGATACGGATTAGAGAGAAGCTTGTCTATGGGGTTTTGCTGCTCCTTTTCTATCTGAGCTTCTCGATCAATACGCTGAACTTCATCTGGCACGGCTTTCATTATCCGAACAGTCTGCCCTGTCGGCAGAGCTTCCTCTACATCCTGCTGGTGCTTACCATGGCTTACCATGCCTACCTGGAGCGGCGTGCATTCCGGCTTAGGGAGCTGTGCCGGGCACTGGGGATCGCGCTTATGCTGATCCTGCTCCTGCAAAAGCTGGTTACGGAGGAGGCGTTCCACTGGTCTAGCTTCTATGTCGGGCTCCTGCTCGTGCTGCTCTACTTCGGCTGCATGTACTGGGAGAGACGACGGAAGCGGGGCGGAAACCTGCTCCTCCTTTTGACGCTGCTCCTTCTCACGGTGGAGACGGCGGTGAATATGGCAGTGACTTCGGTCACGACGACGAGCCGCAGCTCCTATATCGCGGACAACGCGGATGTACGGAAGCTGACGGAGGCGGTGCGCAGCGAGGACAGGGGTTTCTATCGCCTGGAGAAGGTCACGAGGAAGACCAAGAACGACGGGGCATGGATGAATTTTCCCAGCGTCTCCCTCTTCTCCTCGACGGCATACAAGGACTGCTCGGACTTTTTCAGAAAGTCGGGCATGGAGGCTTCCACCAACGCCTATTCCATTACCGGCTCGACACCGCTGATGGATATGCTCTTCGCAGTGAAGTATGCGCTCTATTCGGAGGAGGCAGCGCATCCCTCGGAGCAGGGACTGGAGTATATCAACGCCTCCGGCAAGACCTATCTTTACCGGAACCGGTATACGCTGCCGATCGGTTATTTCCTGACGGAGCAGCAGCTTCGAGACTGGGATCTGGAGGCAGGGAATCCCGCACTGGTACAGAATTCTTTCACGGAGGCGTTGGGAGCGGGATCGGTGCTGCATCCTGTGCTCGGGAGCTTCGAGGGGGAGGACTATGTCTTTACGGCGGATGAGGCCGGGCTCTATTATGTTTATGTAAACAGGCAGAAGATCAAGAAGGTCAAGGCGTACTATACAGAGGGCGAGAAGCTTTTTGACAATGTGGATCGGGGCTATTTTCTGGAGCTTGGCTATCTCAGGAGCGGGGAGGAGATCCGCCTTCATTCCGAAACGAGCGGACAGGATATGGACGGCAGCGTGTATCGCTTCGACAGGGAGGTGCTGCGGTCTGTCTATGAGAGGCTGAGTCCCTATGGCTTCGAGCCGGCGCGCTTCGGGGACGGCAGACTGTCGGGACGCGCTGTCCTGCCGGAGGACGGCGTGCTGCTCTGTACGATACCCTATGACGCGGGATGGACGGCGACGGTGGACGGTGAAAAAATCAAGCCGGACAGAGAAAAGGAGGGCTTCCTCGGGCTCAAGCTCAGCGCCGGAGAGCATGAGATCACACTCCGCTATTTTCCGCAGGGTCTGAAAATAGGGGCAGTGCTCTCGGGGATTTCTCTTCTGCTCCTTCTGCTCTCGGTCTGTCTGTATTGGGGATTCGAGTCCGGGCGACCGCGGCGGAAAATGCCTGTGGATGGAAAAGCCGCGCCGGGCAGGAGGAAGTCCGCCGGGAAAGAGCGCGGAGGGGAGGAGGGAGACAGCGTTCGCGGGAGAAGCCGTCGGAGACGGCAAAAGGCACTCAGGATGCAGGGCAGAACCGCCAAGGAGTGGGACAGGGCTTTCGTGATCCCCGAGGTATCGAAGGAAAAGGAAATCGAGGTTCCGGATATCCGGACGATGACAGCGGAGGGGATCGTCAGAAAGGTGGTGAAATTCCCGCAGCCGCCCAATTCGTCCGATACCAATCCGGGGGAGACGGAGAAAGCAGAGAGAGACGAGGAGGAAGAGAAATGA